One region of Vitis vinifera cultivar Pinot Noir 40024 chromosome 1, ASM3070453v1 genomic DNA includes:
- the LOC100254353 gene encoding cationic amino acid transporter 5 — translation MGSMGEVGDEIQPRGYWRWSKQDFLPEESFKNWASYRSALSQTCFRFKDRLTSRSEDAIEIGEMRKQSENDMKRCLTWWDLTWFGFGSVIGAGIFVLTGQEAHDHAGPAIVLSYVASGVSALLSVFCYTEFAVEIPVAGGSFAYLRIELGDFAAFITAGNILLESIVGSAGVARAWTSYFTTLLNRPTNSLRIHTNLTKGYNLLDPIAVAVLAIAATLAMISTRKTSVFNWIASAINTVVILFVIIAGFANADPSNLTPFLPYGAKGIFQAAAIVYFAYGGFDNIATMAEETKNPSRDIPLGLLGSMSIITVIYCLMALALSMMQDYRDIDRQAAYSLAFQSVGMKWAKYLVALGALKGMTTVLLVGALGQARYVTHIARAHMIPPWFALVHPKTGTPINATLLIVISSALIAFFSSLDVLASLLSVSTLFVFMMMAVALLVRRYYVTGVTPRINLLKLVIFLLIIVASSMGTSAYWGLNPNGWVGYAITIPLWVLGTAGISVFLPQQRTPKVWGVPLVPWLPSLSIATNLFLMGSLESKAFIRFGVCTVLMLVYYVFFGLHATYDVAHQQQKPESLKFNDGDMGKTGP, via the coding sequence ATGGGTTCAATGGGAGAAGTGGGTGATGAGATCCAACCAAGAGGCTATTGGAGATGGAGCAAACAAGATTTCTTACCAGAGGAGTCATTCAAAAACTGGGCCAGCTACCGCTCAGCGCTTTCCCAAACATGTTTTCGGTTCAAGGACCGCCTCACAAGCAGATCTGAAGATGCCATTGAGATTGGGGAGATGCGTAAACAAAGTGAGAATGACATGAAACGTTGCCTAACGTGGTGGGATCTTACCTGGTTCGGGTTTGGCTCAGTCATTGGAGCTGGTATCTTTGTGCTTACTGGCCAAGAAGCTCATGACCATGCTGGACCAGCCATAGTCCTGTCCTATGTGGCTTCAGGTGTTTCAGCACTGCTCTCTGTTTTCTGCTACACGGAATTTGCAGTAGAAATCCCAGTAGCTGGTGGCTCATTCGCGTACCTGAGAATAGAATTGGGAGACTTTGCAGCATTCATAACAGCTGGTAATATACTTCTTGAAAGTATTGTTGGAAGTGCAGGAGTTGCCAGGGCTTGGACTTCTTACTTCACAACCCTTCTGAACCGTCCCACCAACTCATTGAGAATCCACACAAATCTCACAAAGGGATACAACCTGCTGGACCCAATTGCTGTTGCAGTTCTGGCTATTGCTGCAACGCTTGCTATGATCAGCACCAGGAAGACTTCAGTCTTCAATTGGATCGCATCTGCTATAAATACTGTAGTGATTTTGTTTGTTATCATTGCAGGGTTTGCTAATGCTGACCCTTCAAATTTGACACCCTTTTTGCCTTACGGGGCTAAAGGGATCTTCCAAGCAGCTGCAATTGTATACTTTGCTTATGGAGGATTTGACAATATCGCCACCATGgctgaagaaacaaaaaacccaTCAAGAGATATACCATTAGGATTGCTCGGATCAATGTCAATCATCACTGTCATATATTGCTTAATGGCGCTTGCGCTCAGTATGATGCAGGACTACAGGGACATTGACAGACAAGCAGCTTACTCTCTTGCATTTCAAAGTGTGGGTATGAAGTGGGCCAAGTACCTGGTAGCTCTGGGTGCCCTGAAGGGGATGACCACTGTTCTTCTGGTTGGGGCACTTGGACAGGCACGATATGTTACTCATATCGCACGAGCCCACATGATCCCTCCATGGTTTGCTCTGGTGCACCCAAAAACAGGAACCCCTATAAATGCTACACTCTTGATTGTCATTTCAAGTGCCCTCATCGCTTTCTTTTCAAGCTTGGATGTCTTGGCAAGCTTGTTATCTGTGAGCACACTCTTCGTCTTCATGATGATGGCAGTAGCACTTCTTGTGAGGAGATACTATGTGACAGGGGTTACTCCACGTATCAACCTCTTGAAGCTAGTAATTTTCTTGCTGATAATTGTTGCTTCCTCCATGGGGACTTCAGCTTACTGGGGATTGAATCCCAATGGTTGGGTTGGTTATGCAATCACCATTCCTCTCTGGGTCCTGGGGACTGCAGGGATCTCAGTGTTTCTGCCCCAGCAGAGGACGCCAAAGGTTTGGGGGGTTCCACTTGTTCCATGGCTTCCATCCTTGTCGATTGCAACAAATCTCTTTCTCATGGGATCTCTGGAGTCTAAGGCTTTCATAAGATTCGGTGTCTGCACCGTTTTAATGCTGGTTTACTATGTTTTCTTTGGTCTCCATGCAACTTATGATGTGGCCCATCAACAACAAAAGCCAGAATCCTTGAAGTTTAATGATGGAGACATGGGAAAAACAGGGCCTTGA
- the LOC100243868 gene encoding uncharacterized protein LOC100243868, producing MSMEKEKKAELASLLKFLPPVEFCCVYGSALHPNNYNKSTMVDYILGVSDPMQWHSQNLKMNRDHYASSMVYLGGAKLITQVADEIGVGVHFNPFVSVNDEMFKYGVVRMHDLVEDVLNWETFYLSGRLQKPVQVLVDNLDIGNLNSVNLKGAISAALLLLPAKFTEEHLYAKICSLSYMGDLRMLFAEDRNKVKKIVQVQFDLFQTMYKPLLEEYGAKGLLRFSSSDGHQAIISQDCGLSVARSLVSSLPSKVRSQMGMKLGEKTKLSESGRVLREVVVGSREEAAECMRGVLRRKVMVSSARQAVSGLVAVGGVNAIRYLANKMEKAWKSWT from the exons ATGAGCATGGAGAAGGAGAAAAAAGCTGAGCTTGCAAGTCTCCTAAAATTTCTACCCCCTGTAGAGTTCTGCTGTGTTTATGGCTCAGCTCTCCATCCAAACAATTATAACAag TCAACGATGGTGGATTACATTCTTGGTGTATCAGATCCCATGCAATGGCATTCTCAG AATCTGAAAATGAACAGAGATCACTATGCCTCATCGATGGTGTACCTTGGAGGGGCAAAACTG ATTACTCAAGTAGCAGATGAAATTGGTGTAGGAGTACACTTCAACCCATTTGTTTCTGTGAATGATGAG ATGTTCAAGTATGGAGTTGTTAGGATGCATGACTTGGTTGAGGACGTACTGAACTGGGAGACATTCTACTTAAGTGGTCGTTTACAAAAACCT GTTCAAGTACTCGTGGATAATTTGGATATTGGAAATTTAAATTCTGTTAATTTGAAGGGTGCAATCTCTGCTGCTCTCCTCCTTTTGCCAGCCAAGTTCACTGAG GAACATCTGTATGCCAAAATATGTAGCCTCTCATATATGGGTGACTTGCGGATGCTGTTTGCAGAGGACAGAAACAAG GTGAAGAAGATTGTACAAGTGCAGTTTGATTTATTCCAAACAATGTACAAACCATTGCTAGAAGAGTATGGAGCCAAAGGGTTATTACGATTCTCCTCATCTGATGGTCATCAAGCAATTATATCTCAG GATTGTGGTTTATCTGTAGCTCGTTCCCTTGTTTCTTCTCTTCCTTCAAAGGTTCGAAGCCAAATGGGGATGAAGCTAGGGGAGAAAACGAAACTCAGTGAATCAG GACGAGTACTACGTGAAGTGGTGGTTGGTTCAAGAGAAGAGGCTGCAGAATGTATGCGGGGAGTTTTGAGGCGCAAGGTTATGGTTTCGAGTGCAAGGCAGGCTGTATCTGGTCTAGTGGCTGTTGGTGGCGTTAATGCCATTAGATATCTTGCAAATAAAATGGAGAAGGCCTGGAAATCCTGGACATGA